The following are from one region of the Biomphalaria glabrata chromosome 4, xgBioGlab47.1, whole genome shotgun sequence genome:
- the LOC106052301 gene encoding EEF1A lysine methyltransferase 2-like isoform X1 — protein sequence MFSSSTAMSDDGCLADFNSSALGTQEYWDEAYSRELKKYNEVGDVGEIWFGEEAQDRMVNWLMKSGRSLSDHILDIGCGNGMLLLALREEGFSNLTGIDYSESAIQLSRSIAEKHGSTDIIFQVSSILNPDEIATLTKKHLYDVCLDKGTYDAISLRDVSQPDDNKIYCQNIKTLLNKDGILIITSCNWTREQLELQFRHEFELVHELPAPKFTFGGKTGQTVTTLILRRRDDLK from the exons atgttttCTAG ttCTACGGCCATGAGTGATGATGGATGTCTTGCTGATTTCAACTCTTCTGCTTTGGGCACTCAAGAATA CTGGGATGAAGCCTATAGCAGAGAGTTGAAAAAGTATAATGAAGTGGGAGATGTTGGAGAAATATG gTTTGGTGAAGAAGCCCAAGATAGAATGGTCAATTGGCTAATGAAATCAGGGCGTTCTTTGAGTGACCATATTTTGGATATAGGCTGTGGTAATGGAATGCTTCTTCTTGCTTTA cgagaagagggattttcaaatttaacaGGCATAGACTATTCTGAAAGTGCAATACAGTTATCCAGAAGTATAGCAGAAAAACATGGTTCTACAGATATAATATTTCAA GTTAGTAGTATATTGAATCCTGATGAGATTGCCACTCTTACCAAAAAGCATCTTTATGATGTTTGTCTGGATAAAGGTACATATGATGCTATTAGTCTTCGAGATGTCAGTCAGCCAGATGACAACAAAATTTACTgtcaaaatattaaaacattattaaacaAAGATGGTATTCTTATTATCACTTCTTGCAACTGGACACGTGAGCAGTTGGAGTTACAATTTAGACATG AATTTGAATTAGTTCATGAACTTCCAGCTCCTAAGTTTACTTTTGGTGGTAAAACAGGTCAAACTGTCACAACACTTATTTTGAGGAGAAGAGATGATCTAAAATAA
- the LOC106052259 gene encoding uncharacterized protein LOC106052259 isoform X2, with protein MSSVIASVSTKINMHDPKLSASVAHQQLLLPESILDNVPGHTLLRPHYHMASDHFEHQKMSTLPLALPSHEDVSEMSGHLSFLHRMKELGVGMESARSSGSIFTDLSTHYSYTDLLYARGLCGVFRSDSGLLPLHLSSYTDRFLGGSVYHNRTSAPGVVIKDYPEAASLPLPSASSRISDALSLSPLHVSTTLASSSSPSSSLSSPSPHRQSSVSPDSCSDIYSHRRQNVPFSVTCLPLTLYEDRVPPSERCSRSMNLGLSHPHPWQTPSSIIASRPVPPLLSLYEPRVSSLDTRSSVGSFLERYITSSSLLAPNVHRPLPFKESSFNGVHNPLSSDTRRSSPGKELTTKTWKQDRVRERQEVSAALDADREHSERLSHVKKSASTQTQCSSFSCENQLPPIYYSHDTISHDKLRTAAPLPPSYPLPPPPLIQYSSQYPPPPPLPLHHPGPSLITHSNRHLLLHPDSTSAPSALPAMLSSPPKMPPTLPPYHSKTPPPQYGEHLGSRVDVQHAPLNLSLSSAPVSKEGNKLSPSKRGSPIRNIDRDQNAAYQSVPTNPNGSHEPDEAIEEHFRRSLGKCYNEPSPPKQMTVHVSEKICSVDDHFARALGDQMWTEIKARSEPQIDPGTVDAHFAKALGATMWKKLKAETKLVDELHSSSQTLQHPTSPTSSLQTSLAT; from the exons ATGTCTTCGGTTATAGCCAGTGTGTCTACAAAGATCAACATGCACGATCCAAAACTCTCTGCATCGGTTGCTCATCAACAGCTGCTGCTGCCCGAGTCGATATTGGATAATGTCCCTGGACATACCCTGCTGCGCCCACATTATCACATGGCGAGTGACCACTTCGAGCACCAGAAGATGTCCACTTTGCCCCTCGCACTGCCTTCCCACGAAGATGTGTCTGAGATGTCTGGTCACCTGTCTTTCCTCCACCGGATGAAGGAACTTGGCGTTGGCATGGAGAGTGCACGGAGTAGCGGATCCATCTTCACCGACCTCTCCACTCACTACAGCTACACAGACTTGCTCTATGCCAGGGGCCTGTGCGGTGTTTTTCGTTCGGACTCGGGGCTTTTGCCCTTACACTTGTCATCATATACGGACAGGTTCCTCGGTGGGTCTGTATATCATAATCGCACGTCAGCGCCTGGCGTCGTGATCAAAGACTATCCCGAGGCTGCCTCACTGCCTCTGCCATCAGCATCCTCCAGAATATCAGACGCTCTGTCCTTGTCGCCCCTCCATGTGTCAACGACTTTGGCTTCATCGTCGTCTCCATCATCGTCGCTGTCTTCCCCGTCCCCTCACCGCCAGTCCTCCGTCAGTCCAGACTCGTGTTCAGACATTTACTCACATCGGCGTCAGAATGTTCCTTTCTCTGTGACTTGCCTGCCATTGACTCTGTATGAAGACCGCGTCCCGCCCAGTGAGAGGTGCTCCAGATCCATGAATCTCGGACTCTCTCACCCTCACCCGTGGCAGACGCCGTCTTCCATCATAGCTTCAAGGCCGGTTCCACCACTGCTAAGTCTGTACGAACCTCGGGTCAGTTCTCTGGACACTCGCTCCTCTGTGGGCAGTTTTTTAGAACGTTATATTACCTCCTCGTCTTTGTTAGCCCCCAATGTTCACAGACCTCTTCCATTCAAAG AGTCCTCCTTTAACGGTGTTCACAATCCCCTTTCGTCTGACACGCGGCGGTCATCTCCAGGGAAAGAGCTCACCACAAAAACATGGAAGCAAGATCGTGTCAGGGAGCGCCAGGAAGTATCTGCTGCCCTGGATGCCGACAGGGAGCATTCTGAGAGATTAAGTCATGTCAAAAAGTCGGCGAGCACTCAGAC GCAATGTTCAAGCTTCAGCTGTGAGAACCAACTGCCCCCCATTTATTATTCCCATGACACGATAAGTCACGACAAACTCCGTACTGCAGCTCCCCTGCCCCCTTCATACCCCCTCCCTCCACCGCCTTTGATACAGTACTCTTCACAGTATCCCCCTCCTCCGCCACTTCCCCTCCACCATCCTGGACCATCTTTGATTACTCACTCCAACAGGCATTTACTCTTGCATCCAGATTCAACATCGGCGCCCTCTGCACTGCCGGCAATGTTGTCGTCGCCTCCCAAGATGCCACCTACCCTGCCACCCTATCACAGCAAGACGCCGCCTCCTCAGTATGGTGAGCACCTCGGAAGTCGCGTAGATGTCCAGCACGCCCCTCTCAACCTGTCCTTATCTAGCGCCCCAGTGAGCAAAGAAGGCAACAAATTATCCCCTAGTAAACGAGGCTCGCCAATTAGAAACATTGACAGAGATCAGAATGCGGCTTATCAGAGTGTCCCTACCAATCCTAATGGCAGTCATGAGCCCG atgaAGCAATAGAAGAACATTTTCGCAGATCTCTGGGCAAGTGTTACAATGAACCCTCCCCACCTAAACAAATGACAGTTCATGTTTCAGAGAAAATTT gttCAGTAGATGATCACTTTGCCCGGGCACTGGGTGACCAAATGTGGACTGAAATCAAAGCAAGATCTGAACCACAGATTGACCCAGGTACGGTGGATGCTCACTTCGCTAAAGCCCTTGGGGCAACAATGTGGAAAAAGCTCAAAGCAGAAACTAAACTTGTGGATGAACTCCATTCCAGTAGCCAGACTCTGCAGCATCCAACCTCACCTACATCATCTTTACAAACATCTTTAGCCACATGA
- the LOC106052259 gene encoding uncharacterized protein LOC106052259 isoform X1, producing MSSVIASVSTKINMHDPKLSASVAHQQLLLPESILDNVPGHTLLRPHYHMASDHFEHQKMSTLPLALPSHEDVSEMSGHLSFLHRMKELGVGMESARSSGSIFTDLSTHYSYTDLLYARGLCGVFRSDSGLLPLHLSSYTDRFLGGSVYHNRTSAPGVVIKDYPEAASLPLPSASSRISDALSLSPLHVSTTLASSSSPSSSLSSPSPHRQSSVSPDSCSDIYSHRRQNVPFSVTCLPLTLYEDRVPPSERCSRSMNLGLSHPHPWQTPSSIIASRPVPPLLSLYEPRVSSLDTRSSVGSFLERYITSSSLLAPNVHRPLPFKESSFNGVHNPLSSDTRRSSPGKELTTKTWKQDRVRERQEVSAALDADREHSERLSHVKKSASTQTQCSSFSCENQLPPIYYSHDTISHDKLRTAAPLPPSYPLPPPPLIQYSSQYPPPPPLPLHHPGPSLITHSNRHLLLHPDSTSAPSALPAMLSSPPKMPPTLPPYHSKTPPPQYGEHLGSRVDVQHAPLNLSLSSAPVSKEGNKLSPSKRGSPIRNIDRDQNAAYQSVPTNPNGSHEPGTQDEAIEEHFRRSLGKCYNEPSPPKQMTVHVSEKICSVDDHFARALGDQMWTEIKARSEPQIDPGTVDAHFAKALGATMWKKLKAETKLVDELHSSSQTLQHPTSPTSSLQTSLAT from the exons ATGTCTTCGGTTATAGCCAGTGTGTCTACAAAGATCAACATGCACGATCCAAAACTCTCTGCATCGGTTGCTCATCAACAGCTGCTGCTGCCCGAGTCGATATTGGATAATGTCCCTGGACATACCCTGCTGCGCCCACATTATCACATGGCGAGTGACCACTTCGAGCACCAGAAGATGTCCACTTTGCCCCTCGCACTGCCTTCCCACGAAGATGTGTCTGAGATGTCTGGTCACCTGTCTTTCCTCCACCGGATGAAGGAACTTGGCGTTGGCATGGAGAGTGCACGGAGTAGCGGATCCATCTTCACCGACCTCTCCACTCACTACAGCTACACAGACTTGCTCTATGCCAGGGGCCTGTGCGGTGTTTTTCGTTCGGACTCGGGGCTTTTGCCCTTACACTTGTCATCATATACGGACAGGTTCCTCGGTGGGTCTGTATATCATAATCGCACGTCAGCGCCTGGCGTCGTGATCAAAGACTATCCCGAGGCTGCCTCACTGCCTCTGCCATCAGCATCCTCCAGAATATCAGACGCTCTGTCCTTGTCGCCCCTCCATGTGTCAACGACTTTGGCTTCATCGTCGTCTCCATCATCGTCGCTGTCTTCCCCGTCCCCTCACCGCCAGTCCTCCGTCAGTCCAGACTCGTGTTCAGACATTTACTCACATCGGCGTCAGAATGTTCCTTTCTCTGTGACTTGCCTGCCATTGACTCTGTATGAAGACCGCGTCCCGCCCAGTGAGAGGTGCTCCAGATCCATGAATCTCGGACTCTCTCACCCTCACCCGTGGCAGACGCCGTCTTCCATCATAGCTTCAAGGCCGGTTCCACCACTGCTAAGTCTGTACGAACCTCGGGTCAGTTCTCTGGACACTCGCTCCTCTGTGGGCAGTTTTTTAGAACGTTATATTACCTCCTCGTCTTTGTTAGCCCCCAATGTTCACAGACCTCTTCCATTCAAAG AGTCCTCCTTTAACGGTGTTCACAATCCCCTTTCGTCTGACACGCGGCGGTCATCTCCAGGGAAAGAGCTCACCACAAAAACATGGAAGCAAGATCGTGTCAGGGAGCGCCAGGAAGTATCTGCTGCCCTGGATGCCGACAGGGAGCATTCTGAGAGATTAAGTCATGTCAAAAAGTCGGCGAGCACTCAGAC GCAATGTTCAAGCTTCAGCTGTGAGAACCAACTGCCCCCCATTTATTATTCCCATGACACGATAAGTCACGACAAACTCCGTACTGCAGCTCCCCTGCCCCCTTCATACCCCCTCCCTCCACCGCCTTTGATACAGTACTCTTCACAGTATCCCCCTCCTCCGCCACTTCCCCTCCACCATCCTGGACCATCTTTGATTACTCACTCCAACAGGCATTTACTCTTGCATCCAGATTCAACATCGGCGCCCTCTGCACTGCCGGCAATGTTGTCGTCGCCTCCCAAGATGCCACCTACCCTGCCACCCTATCACAGCAAGACGCCGCCTCCTCAGTATGGTGAGCACCTCGGAAGTCGCGTAGATGTCCAGCACGCCCCTCTCAACCTGTCCTTATCTAGCGCCCCAGTGAGCAAAGAAGGCAACAAATTATCCCCTAGTAAACGAGGCTCGCCAATTAGAAACATTGACAGAGATCAGAATGCGGCTTATCAGAGTGTCCCTACCAATCCTAATGGCAGTCATGAGCCCGGTACGCAAG atgaAGCAATAGAAGAACATTTTCGCAGATCTCTGGGCAAGTGTTACAATGAACCCTCCCCACCTAAACAAATGACAGTTCATGTTTCAGAGAAAATTT gttCAGTAGATGATCACTTTGCCCGGGCACTGGGTGACCAAATGTGGACTGAAATCAAAGCAAGATCTGAACCACAGATTGACCCAGGTACGGTGGATGCTCACTTCGCTAAAGCCCTTGGGGCAACAATGTGGAAAAAGCTCAAAGCAGAAACTAAACTTGTGGATGAACTCCATTCCAGTAGCCAGACTCTGCAGCATCCAACCTCACCTACATCATCTTTACAAACATCTTTAGCCACATGA
- the LOC106052301 gene encoding EEF1A lysine methyltransferase 2-like isoform X2, translated as MSDDGCLADFNSSALGTQEYWDEAYSRELKKYNEVGDVGEIWFGEEAQDRMVNWLMKSGRSLSDHILDIGCGNGMLLLALREEGFSNLTGIDYSESAIQLSRSIAEKHGSTDIIFQVSSILNPDEIATLTKKHLYDVCLDKGTYDAISLRDVSQPDDNKIYCQNIKTLLNKDGILIITSCNWTREQLELQFRHEFELVHELPAPKFTFGGKTGQTVTTLILRRRDDLK; from the exons ATGAGTGATGATGGATGTCTTGCTGATTTCAACTCTTCTGCTTTGGGCACTCAAGAATA CTGGGATGAAGCCTATAGCAGAGAGTTGAAAAAGTATAATGAAGTGGGAGATGTTGGAGAAATATG gTTTGGTGAAGAAGCCCAAGATAGAATGGTCAATTGGCTAATGAAATCAGGGCGTTCTTTGAGTGACCATATTTTGGATATAGGCTGTGGTAATGGAATGCTTCTTCTTGCTTTA cgagaagagggattttcaaatttaacaGGCATAGACTATTCTGAAAGTGCAATACAGTTATCCAGAAGTATAGCAGAAAAACATGGTTCTACAGATATAATATTTCAA GTTAGTAGTATATTGAATCCTGATGAGATTGCCACTCTTACCAAAAAGCATCTTTATGATGTTTGTCTGGATAAAGGTACATATGATGCTATTAGTCTTCGAGATGTCAGTCAGCCAGATGACAACAAAATTTACTgtcaaaatattaaaacattattaaacaAAGATGGTATTCTTATTATCACTTCTTGCAACTGGACACGTGAGCAGTTGGAGTTACAATTTAGACATG AATTTGAATTAGTTCATGAACTTCCAGCTCCTAAGTTTACTTTTGGTGGTAAAACAGGTCAAACTGTCACAACACTTATTTTGAGGAGAAGAGATGATCTAAAATAA